GTTGAGTTGAACAGACAACACTGACACTGCCTGCAGGGTGGGTAAAACTGACTTCTGGCAAGCACTATGTTCAAATGAAATATGATTGTATGCATGGACTGACAAACCTGTTGGGTACCTATTTATACCCCccttttatctgtgtttttaccTTTAGACCCCCTCTTCGTTCCCATTAAGTGCACACAGAGGACATCACATGAAAGCCTAATTATTTGCAGAGATCCAGAAAGTAACTCATACCTGAAATAATACAACCAAGGGTCTGTGGTAACTAATGAAATACAACTGTGTAGGAATGTGTACCATAGGGCAGCAATTAAAGTTTACGGATAATATTATTGATGTATATgttaataaaatatcagaagACACATGGTCaaatcccccctcccctccccaccaACTTTCCAAAACCTGAAATATTTAGTTTACAATGATATTAAATTGAGAAAGGCAGTACATCCTCACGTTTAAATGAACATAACATATGTTAACTCCACACAACcccaaaataaactacattaatGACGCTCTTAAAACTTGATTTTGACActattgtaaaaatgtaaaattgacTTGAGTTGACCTCAAGCCCTCGGGGCTTTTGGGGCACTGTTTCAGACTTCTCTCTAATAATAATTTAGCTTTGTATGTTAAATAATAGGCATGTAGCAAAGTAAGCAGATTAGAGAGTCAAATGGTGGGTCTGTTTCTTGAGTTTGGTGACAATCACAAGTAAACCACTAGGAATTAATAAGAGCAACTTCTATGACATAACGTGACAAGTTTTATACCATGTAATATGTTTTGACTACATTTACATAAAGGAAATAACTACTTATTTCTTCATGTATCGGGAATGTGACCAACTATAGGGCATCTACCAAAAATCTATGTGAAAATACCCCTGAGAGAAATTTCTCAGCTTCTGGTCACTATCTGACAAACTCAACCTGAGAACACCTGTAGCATGAGAGAGCTACCTCAGCTTTGTCCAACCTCTGTCCTACATACTGGAGccagagacacaaacagaggCAAGGTTTTGTTACAGTTCAACAAAAGCTGCCGAGGGCGGGCTGTGGCTGGTAGAAATCTAATCCTTTTGTCCATTTCAAAGCCAAGGGAATGGCTTTGAAACATTAAATCTCAGCTCCCTCTTAAAAAAAAGCCCCACACTCTACACATCACCAAGTTGAAATTTTATGCAATTCTACTCACATAATCTCaaaggataaaaataaaaaacctgaaATAATTTGACACACTTTCTGAATTGTAGTTGATTACTGGCAGACTATAGTCCCTGAACTACAGTATGATGACAAGAAGCATTAACAGCCATTTAACTCTTTACTGCACATACAGTTTTCTTTCAGAACAAGCTAATTTGTGTGCTGACAGACGTTTGTTTCAACCTAATCAGATGTCAGTGCAGTACAGTTTCTGACCTGCTGAGAGGGCTGTTGCTTGCTAGAAGGTTCAGATTTCCCTAAGTGTTTTTCCTTATGTGAACACACCCAACATTTACTGTTTCATAGAGTTATAAAGTTCCTCATTAATCTTCTGATATATACCTCAgggattacagcaagaaaagatGTGTGAGCCTGAAAAGTTTTACAGGAGGAAATGTGTACAATGTATTGAATGAAGTATTGCATTGCCTGAGAACTTAAACCCCTGTATACTTGAATTTACTTCCTTCATTAATTAACACATGAACACAGGATGAAAGATGAAGCCCGTTGATGCCCTGTTGAAGGTTCAAACAGATGATACATTCTTCATATGCCACATTTGTtcttaaaagtttattttcttatttttttccccactcaCATAGAAAAttatacacacaatacttgcACAATACATAGGTCCTGCACTAACCAAGCTTTCCATTGCCTTTGTATCTTCCCGCTGAGAAGGAAATCAATCATGATACAAAGTCAATTATTTAAACAAGCTGAATgttaatgcaaaaataaaaataaaaaaatgggtTAGGGCAGTATGCGTGCATTTTTCTGTTGAGTGTGTTTTACATGAAGGACTACATTTAGTAGAGATACATCTTGACTGTACAGAAAATGAActatcaaaaagaaaaatccatccAGTCACCTCTAGTGTTTTAGGCTAATTACTGGTATCCTAACAGATCAGAACTACTGCTGAATAATGACCTAGGATGATGTGATCCTCACTGAACATTTCTGCAGGATGGTTTCCATCAGCAGTTAATCAATCACTTGTTTGGAACATAAACATCCAAGTACGTCCACCAGCAATCCATAACTTAGGACAGAAGAAGAATATGATGAAGCACTGTAGGCACAGCAGGCttttcatacatacatatatatacactttCTTACCCCTTCTGTTTGACTTTGGATAATAGACTTACCTAGGGTTACCCCagataataaaagacaaaaagcaaaacaaaacaaagttttttttttcttctggctGAGTTCtataaaaaacttttttcccccaagaCAATTACTGTCAGCACAAAGTTAACCCCAAATGATTATGCGAAACAATTGTAATATGAAGCAAAGAGAGAGGATGCTCAGAGCTGTAAACTCCTCATGAAAAATTGTCTTTGTCCTTAGATGGAGTGAAACACACTTTGACAGAACAGTGGAAGTTCACCTTAGCTCCTAAGAGCTGCCAATCTCGACTGCATCGCTTCAATATCCTCCTCTGACTCCTCATCTGAGGCTGCAGTGGCTCCTTCAGGCTCCATTTCAGGCAGGGCGTCTGTGACTTTGCTTGGTGCTTTACCAAGGGCGCCTAAAAGAGCAAATAGGACCATGAAACACCACTTTCATTATAACCAGTCTGTGTTATAATTCAATCTCTGGTTCCAATAAATAGTTAGGTACACAAAAATACTAATGTAACAATGttgtcattcattaaaaaaaaacaaactcttcaCCTGCTGTGATCTCAAAGAGGATCTTGTCAACTTCCTCCTCTGCcgcttcctccatttcttctccATCTTCCATGCTCTCAAATGTGTCTTCAAGCATTTCCTCAATGATGCCAGCCTGAAAGAGGAATACGAGAACACAATGATGGTAATCTGACTCTGCAGCAGcgttacaattaaaaaaaaaaaaaaaaaaaaaaaggatgtatgTATGCCTGGTACTGCTGCTGACCTTCATCATCTCCTTTGATAGCTCCCTCATGGTGGCCTGGATCTCTGGGACCTTGATAAGGCTCTGCATGGCTTTCATGACCTCTGTGCTCTTCTGTAGGGCTCCCGCTACACGCAGtacagctgaaaacacacaaatacgtTACCTTCACTGACACTGCACAGTAGCATAATATGTTCTAATGATAAGAGAGCAAGCCATTCTACTGATGacaataaaatatttgacatgAATAACATTAAAGCCATTTTTCCTAGTTAAGTGACTCAGCTGATGCATTCCCAAACTCACCAAGCTGATTCTTCATGCTGAGCTGAACAGAGTTCATGTGTGCTTTTGAAGCATAAAGTTTGGAGACGGCTCTTTTTGACTGAATCATCTCCTTTGcaagaatcacacacacatccttttgGCCCTTTTTGGCAGCGTCTTTGATGgaccttttaaccttttcttcttctctttgaaTATCTGAAACACAAGAGCATGTGAttacatataacacaacaactaACAAATTTACCATCTTGATGAGTCACTGCCTCTAATGTTAAGTAATTTATACTATTACGATTTTTTCTGTGCAATAGGCATATGAGGTGACATCAATGTGTTTACtcaattttatttctctcatttctgTTTTGCTTCAAGGTTCTCTACTTGAAACgaatgtaataattaaaattaCTCCTAAGAATCACATGGAAGTTAATGTGTAAATTGGAtagacattttacatttacaaaggACTCTTTATCTTACCTCTTATTTGTCTGTCAATcactctcatttccttcctgatCTTCTGAGACCACTCATTGATCTGAAACGATACACATTGTCATTTCATACTTCATTAACGTTGCCCTTATCACTACGATATGTTTCACACAGACATCTGAAAGTTTGGTTAGGTTAAAGcaatttttaaaagttaaaagagCTAAACTGTCACAGCAAATGGTGTCCGCTGAAGCACTATCATGTTTGTTTACATGGAGGTGAAGCTTGTATGCTAACTAGCTGCTCGGCTGACTTGGCACATAAACACACGTGTGTAAGGTCAAATAAAGTAACATTAACACACTGGTTGACACTGACATCTATCTTTAATCAGGCTAACTTGAGCAACGAGGCTGGTAAGAAGCAGCAACAGCAAATAGCAACAGATGAAGCAAGCCCAGTTAAACTGGCAGCTTACAATAGCAAGGTTAGCACAACGCGCCGTCATTTTCTTCTTACTACGGGCTAAACTCTTAAAGACACCTTAGCCGGTCAGTAGGCAGCACTTACCAGATCCTTCGGTGGTTTATCCGCTGTTCTACCGAACAGCCCCATTTTGACTATTTCGTTAAATGTCAAGCTAACCTACCTCACTAAAACTAGCTGGCTAGCTCAGCTTGTTcaaccagcacttcctgttgtTGCGTACTCGTCTCGGAGAGCTCCGGCTGCGTCCCAACACGAGGGAGCAGAAGGTCCCTGTGCGAGGACAcaaggagacgaggagacaagcagggttgggaaggtcacgttggaaatgtaataggtaaAATATTACTagctagttaccctatttaaaaagtaactatttcaattatttaatcaaagtaatgtaacttacatgtgattactttttaaattttctaacAAGTATTTTcaactgttagggtaagtgtaccaattaagcccaccaaaatctaagttcaggtgtttttcatggatactgacatgatttataagggagatcatttcttataaagcaagatttatctctcatttgaaaaggTATTCATTAGATCATATGGGGtttagaatataatataaagatattttatgaaaaaagtctggcatgggattaattggtactgtgacataACTTGAGCccatgtcattatttatttacaaaatgtaaaaaaaaaatattgatttcaaagattTCAAAAgaacaatatatgtattcagtaacatgttaaatattaaaaaaagaggaaaaagtccTCCTCCTGTACAAAATcataaaggtctgacttcagatgtaaccccctttgtaatcatcaacattttcatatataactgtaatttaattacacattttttcccccagtaACTATCATGAATTACAATTATTAAAATTACACAaactgttacatgtaactagttattCCCCAACACtggaaacaaggaaacacatGTTCAGGTTATGTTGTAAATCCAACTAGACACAAAGTGATTACAGTATGGTGAACTTTAGAAAAAGTGGTTTGAAATGTGGGACAGCTGGTTTTACTGATGTAGGATAGTCATGTTGTTGAAATGGTTAAATAGTTTAAGTACATTACATGTGCAATGCTAATAGTTATAGAGGGGGTTTAGTctttaaaatgcataatttgtTATTATGAATTCTTATTTTTAGTCATGGTTCAAAttatattattactaatattgacACATAATATTTTCTACATTACCACACTATCTGTAACAGCAAAAACATCACAATCACTAAGATGACCAAATGTGGGCATACAATATGAACTGGGCTTTTCAGCCTCCCAGTCAGTGTCCCAGATTTCAGCCTGAACTGTCCCACATTAGGAAAGACAATTTGGCACAAGCAGGAACACTTTTATATTTGCCATTTCTTCTCCAAGTGTGATGCCTGCATTCTCTTAATGGGTGTGGATATAATGTACTGGCTTCCTATTGGAATGTATTGCTGATTGCCCTATTATGATAATAAAGTTGTAATTTTACAACAGAAAAGCTGTCATTTTATGACAATACATTATTATGAGAAAAATGAAACGTCCTATTTAAGGGGAAATATCACAGGCGCCAACTGTGTCACGTGCCACCTGTGTTAAAATGAGACAGATGGAGCATCTTGTGAagttatactttactgtaggtTTCACAAGTAACAAAATAGCCCGTTTAATCTTTTGGCACATCAGTGATTATGAGTATCAGGACTTTGAAGCGATTGTGCAAACGATTGTGTCTATTCCAACAGAAGAACCATCTGGACTTGGAAGGACTTTTGTGGCCATCTAACTGTGAAGAAAAACTGAGGTGAAGAAATATTGAAACACTcccaaaaaatatgaaatgaccAGCATACATATAACCAGACAGTCTCCATATTAAAAACGTTTTCAGTGCATTTATGACCAAACATTTGAGAAATATTTAAAGACTTTTTGACAAGttataacatatattttaaagaatgaaCTATGGGAGAATCTAATATGTAAATAACTACATTTTGTGTACCTGAAATGTGAATTACAGATATCATAACTCCATTTACAACTAAAATCCAAGATCCCTCCAGTGCAGTTTGGACTTCTCATAATTTGAATTAAAACCAAAATAtgtatttccttccttataAAAACATTACCAAAGCCAGTTTTGCTTAGTATTTGTCTTCAGTGCCTTGACTAACACATTGTTGCATTTGAGCTTATAGAGATAAGATACAAAAAACTATTTTACATCCAAAACATATCCTCAGTTTGTAGGAGCATGTTTGGAACAATTTTCAAAACTTGGACACCACAAACAAAAGTGGAATTTCAACTCACGTTATTCTCAAACGAATGCATTATACATATTCTAATGGGGGAAATAATAAAAGGCTTATTTCATTGATCAATCTAATGATGATGAGGCCTATATAGCTTAGTATAAATAGCCtactttttaaaacttgtttAGGGTGTAGTCTTTTGCCACATGCATTTGTAAAAGTCATTATAGAGTAGATGAGGTAATCATTttaaatggcaaaaatgtcatttaaaggGTGATAACAGGCAGGTGGACATAAAATGTTACTCAAATCTCTGCCTTTTATCCATCCTCTGCTCCAACTACCAGACAAAAGTTGCCCGTGCCTTTTGCAGTTTTAGCCTTAACCCTCTGGAATAATATTCTCCAATCCGTCAGATTTGCTGAATCTTTGGACTGTTTTAAGCGGCTTCTAAAACCCATTTTTTTTATAGCTAGATCTCCATCccttttgtatgtttttttttgttttcatttggtcTGTTTCTCATTGTgctctgtttttatattgtattttatttaatatctattttgttttatttatgtattcatttagattttattgtgttgtgtttatgaaGTTAGGTTGAACAATTGTCACTAACCAGGGATGGTTAAGATAActtcaaattcaaattgacacaagCAGTATAATGAAAAAAAGTAGTAACATATGGGTGAAagtgatataaaaaataaaaataaagtaccatatataataaacaatctctgtgtaaGTAAATCTGTAATATATAAATGCAATGCATTAGTTCCTGaagttatatactgtacatgtgtgcaaTATTCCTGGTTAACATTGTAAGGACAGCATCAGTCTTAGTGGGAGATACTGGTAGTGTATGCACTATttctttacacatttacacaaattTGCATATTTACTTTGActtaataatatatgaatgcaCAGATCATCATGTGGCCAGACCACACCTGTATCCAAAGAGCCATGATTTTATCCCCTGGGTAAGGCTTCTCAGGCAGCACTTCATCTTAAGAGGTATGCCACTCCCAGCAACCTCCAGATATTAATTAGATATATGTGTGGCTCATTTCAAAGATATTGCAATAATGTGCACTCATCAACCCGGAAAGACATCGTATTTATGCAGATAAATTGAGCCTAACAGACAAAATTCAGGGTGGTATATATGGATGGATAGTCACTGCTGTCCGTACTATCCAGTCTACCTCTGACGTACTCTACGGTCCCCTTTCCACTGGGTTCTAGATGTTTCTGTTATTGATTGGTCGTCGCACCAATCACGTGAAGACAATGGTGTGACGTAGCCAATCACAGACGTCGGGGGCGGGCTTTAGGAGCAGCGGTTTGTCAGAGCCGTGAGGTGACGTTAGGGAAGCCTAGGAGTGGGAGAATCCGCTTTGGCCATCATTGCTCCCCGGGATTACTCTGAATGAGTTTGCTATAAACAGCTTGTCTTACATAACAGCGAGTAATTCTGTTAGCGCACCTTCAGCTAGCTCTTCCGTTTGTTTTCAAAGGAGAGGACACGCTtaattgcatttcatttttttccccttgggATAGACCGccattgtatttatatatttatattttttttctcataggTGTCAGGTGCGGTCGTTGCGAAGGATAACTTACTCAAGAGGTGAATTCAAGCACTCTCATTATGTCAGTGGTAGGCATTGATGTGGgtttccaaaactgttacatCGCCGTTGCCAGGAGCGGTGGCATTGAAACCATTGCCAATGAATACAGTGACAGATGTACGCCGTAAGTATGAGTTCTGacagacatcatcatcaccgtgAAATGTGGTCCGTTTGAGTTTGTTACGCAATGTTTGCGTCTAGAGGCGCACTGGCTGAGCGGTGATGGGGCAGAGACGGGAGGGATGGTGGCGCTGGTTGTGATGAGGCCTGTAACTATGGGTTTATTCAACGTCAGAGCAGGTTACAAttggaaaaatatataaatatagggTTAACTGTCGCATGCCGCTGTGtaaaataacacttttaataGACTGACAGCTGACGTTTTCTCCTGATAACCCTGAGCACAGTGCTACGCAGTGCGCCTCAAAGTTGGCTGAGATAAGCAACTTAAAGAAGACGAGATGTATGTAGATTATACATCATGGTGATATGTTAGTAGACATGCGGATAGACAATACATTTAAGCTTAGGCATGACATGGCGATCTGTTATtgcctgccaaaaaaaaaagctacacgTTTTCTACCACTAGCCCagaaatgacaaagaaataaagCAGGTTGTATCATAATAGAAATATTGTTTATATAAAGTGGATATAATCAATGACTTCATCTTATAATAACAAGAAATGAGCATGACATTTAGCAGGCAAAGTGGGATGCATTTGCTGCAGCATCCAGCAAGCAGGCATGTGCAAGTGGAAACGTGAAAGAGCATTGCACCTTTAAGTGAATGTGGATATTTTTGTGGCAAGGTGAATCTAGGGAGTGACTTGTCACTGCCAGCTAATGTGAAATGGATCCCTAAGCTTTGTATGACCAGAAGCATTCAAGCTTTGTCAGTAAACAAAATGAATTGCTCTTTGTCTGCTAAAAGAGGAGTTAAATGTTGTATTTGGTTGGAGCAGGATGAGCCAATTTTTTGAAGGTGAATTGTTCTGCCTCACTGCCCCAGTTTGTAGCTCTTCTTCAGACTCCCTCGTGAAATTCCCTTAATCGAAAGCTGCCTCTCAGCACTCGACATTTGATTCTGTCTACAGCAGTCAGTCAATTACAGTTCTGTCTCGTCTGTGAACAGGTCTATTGCTGTTGTGACCTACGTAATTCgctaatgtaattatttttctttcatcaagGGCTTGTGTGTCTTTGGCCACCAAAAATCGCATGATTGGAAATGCAGCCAAGAGTCAAGTAAGAGCACCTCTGGCCATTTGTCTGATTTATGTATTAAAAGTAACAAGTAGTAACATTATACATTGAAATAATATCATTGTGTTCTTTTTACTTTAAGTCAATCTCTCTTACAAACTGTTCCAATTATCGTATTTCAGGTTATTACAAACTTCAAAAATACAGTCCATGGCTTCAAAAAGTTCCATGGCAGAGCATTTGATGACCCATTTGTCCAAGGGGAAAAGCCCAAACTGCCTTACAGCTTACATAAACTGGCCAATGGGAACGCTGGAATTAAGGTAAAGCACTGTAAAAACCTCCAGCACGTTCTTTTTTCACTgcctaatgttttttttccccctttctctctgacCCTGACCATTTTCTGTTGTCATTGCACACCTTTGTTCATGTACTTCAACCATGAAGCTGACCATGATAAGTGAGAATGAGCGCACAGATGATATTTTTTTCGACTGTATTTCACATCATCTATTAGATTTATTGATACCGTTACCGTTACTTTTAATTTCTCCTGAATCATGTTTACAGGTGCGTTATTTGGACGAAGACAAAGTGTTCACAGTGGAGCAGATAACAGGGATGCTGCTCACCAAGCTGAAGGAGACGTCAGAGAGCGCTCTGAAGAAGCCAGTGGTGGATTGCGTCATCTCTGTGAGTGATGAAAACATTGCAGAGAAGCATCAGCGTAACTCATAAAGTGGGCCAATGAAACATGTTGATCCGTACTCTTCTTCCCGTCTTACAGGTCCCGAGTTTCTTCACAGATGCTGAAAGGCGATCTGTATTTGACGCATCTCAAATTGCAGGGCTGAACTGTTTACGGTTAATTAATGATACAACTGCAGGTCAGTGTTGCTGGGAAAACTGGTGGTAGTGAAATTTCTTTGAGGT
This is a stretch of genomic DNA from Scomber japonicus isolate fScoJap1 chromosome 16, fScoJap1.pri, whole genome shotgun sequence. It encodes these proteins:
- the chmp3 gene encoding charged multivesicular body protein 3; this translates as MGLFGRTADKPPKDLINEWSQKIRKEMRVIDRQIRDIQREEEKVKRSIKDAAKKGQKDVCVILAKEMIQSKRAVSKLYASKAHMNSVQLSMKNQLAVLRVAGALQKSTEVMKAMQSLIKVPEIQATMRELSKEMMKAGIIEEMLEDTFESMEDGEEMEEAAEEEVDKILFEITAGALGKAPSKVTDALPEMEPEGATAASDEESEEDIEAMQSRLAALRS